GCTTTTATTTTTTCCTCAATTTTTTGATTTCCAACTCCAAGTCCATTTGCGCTTGCTTTTTGATTTGAGAATCGGATTTTTCAAAGTCCAGAAAATCGTGGATTGGGTTTTCAAAACTTCTTGTCAGTCCGCACTCGTTAACTTTCAGTACTCCGTTCGAATCCGTGTGTCCGTAGAAAATCCATTTTCCAAGTCCATTAATTATCGGACCGCATTGTTGGTCATAAGTCCCTTCGAAAATAAGTCCGTTTTCCGTTCCCTTAAATGATTCCATCACTTTTATTCGATAACTTTTCTTTTCGGGATTAAACTCCAAAACTTCGCCGATGAAAATGTACTCCGATTGTTCAAATTCCCCAAACTGAAATATTTCGAGATTTTTATACACTGGGCAGGAACAGGCAAATAATCCAAACCCCACCAAAAATGCTAGAATAGTCAGTATGTAAGTCTTCTTTTCCATTTTTCAGCTTGTTGCTAACGTCTCGGCTATGAGTAGTTGCGTGGGTTCGCACTTAACTTTGCAAGTACACACCAAGTTGGAAATTCCGCAGGAATTTCCAAAGTAGGCGAGAACAAGCAATTACTTATAGCCATTGTTGTGTGGCGTTTTTTTCTATTTTTCTTAAAATTAATTTTTTCATACAGCCAAATCATCAGCTCTGATTTTTTTAGAATCGTTATCTTTTTGTTGCAACAAAGCAAATCCAAAAGTTAGAACTCCAACTCGACCAATAAACATTAAAATAATTATCAATGTTTTCCCAATATTAGATAAATCTCCTGTAATTCCTGTGCTTAATCCAACAGTTCCTAAAGCGGATGCTACTTCAAATAATATGCTTTCAAAAGAAAAGTTTTCAAAGTAAGAAAGTAAAAATGAAAACAAGAAAATTAAACTCGTGTAAAGCATAAAAGTAGATGTCGCAACATATATTCTCTCAAATGGAATGAGTCGGTTTAAAAATGTGATTTTTTTCTGACCAAACAATCGGCTTTTCAATATCGATAGCATTGCCGTTAATGTCGTTATTTTCATTCCTCCTGCTGTTCCCGAAGGCGAAGCTCCGATATACATAAGAAAGGTTACAAGCAGCAATATTGGCAAGGATAATTCACCTATAGGTATAGTGTTAAAACCAACTGTTGTCATAGCTGACATTGCTTGAAAGAAAGAGGTCATTAGTGAACTATTTGAGCTGAGAATAGATGATGACTCTGTTGTGTAAATGAGTAAAGTACCTAAAAAAAGCAAAAACAAAAAGCCATAAACAATGATTTTAGTTGTAAACGAAATTTCTTTTGATTTACCCCTAATTCGATACCACAAATCTGTAATTACAATAAAACCCAAAGAACCAGAAATTGCTAATACAGAAATAATTGTATTTATAAAAGTATTGTCTTGATAGCTTTCGAAACCATCATTAAACAATCCAAATCCAGCTGTACAAAACGATGAAATACTATGAAAAATTGAAAACCAAATTGCTTTTAAACTTCCCATTCCAGAATTGGTAAAGGCAAAGTAGAAAAGTATAGCTCCAATAGTTTCCATTATTAGAGTAAAAACAATAACGCTTTTGATGAAATCTTTTATCTGAATTGTATTGGGTAAAGTAAATTCCGCACCTATTAATTTACTATGCCAATGCGTTATTTTTTTTGTGGTAAATATTAAATAGTATGTCGTTAGCGTCATATATCCAATTCCGCCAATTTGTATTAATGCCATAATAACAAACTGACCGAAAAAATTATAGGAATCGAAAACGCTTATAGTTACAAGTCCAGTAGTAGAAATTGCAGAAGTCGAAATAAACAAATTATCTAAAAAGTATATATCGGTTTTGTGAAATAAAGGAATAGACAGTAAAATAAATCCAATGAGCGTATACAAAAAGAATCCCCAAACTAAATTCATTTGAGGTGATTTACTAATTTGGAATTTTCGGTACCAATTAGATATTTTCTTGTATGTTTTATTTTCCATTTCTTGTATTCAGGTTTTTGTTTGTAAATGACACACAACGGTCTAGTATATGAAACGTAGCGTATAAATAAACACTAACTTTTCGGATTATACACGAGCCAAATTTTTATTTTTTCTATTTATCTTTAATTTTTTAAATATACAAAAATAAAAATTTGGTGGACTTAATAGAGAAGCAAAAACCTCTCGGAAAGCTTGTAATAGTTATGTTTTATATACATTGTTGTGCATAGTGCTTTTCACGTTTTGCTTGGTTTTCCGATGTTTGTTATTTAGTTCTAAATTGAGCGTTGGCAAGACATATTCTTTTACAGTTTTGGTGGTGCGATGGCTTGAGCGACTGTAAATGTGTATGGCTTTCAGCGTTGGCAATTCCGATTACTTACTTAATTTCAAAATCCGAAATGCACCTTGTATTACCACTATAAAAACGATTGTTCCGATAATCAAATCAGGTTTGTTGGAATTTAGCCAATTCACTAAAATTCCTGAGATTATTACTCCCAAATTGATAATCACGTCATTGGAAGTAAAAATCATACTCGCTTTCATATGTGCCTCTTCTTTGCTCTTTGACTTTTGCAAAATGTAAAGACAAATTCCGTTTGCGATAAGTGCTAAAATCGAAACGATAATCATCGTTGAAAAATCGGGAAGTTTCTCGGCTCCAAAAAATCTTCTCAACACTTCCACAAATCCGATAATCGCAAGTGTTATCTGAAAATAGCCTGCAATTTTTGCAATCCGTTTTTTCTTAATCAACGTTCCGCCAACCGCAAACAAGCTAATTCCGTAAACAAAACTGTCGGCAAGCATATCCAAACTATCGGCAACCAATCCCATTGATTTCGAGATGAGCCCTGTGGTCATTTCGATAATGAAGAAGACAAAATTTATCGCCAGTACAATCCAAAGTAGCTTTTTTTGGTTGGTGTTTTCTACAAAATCTTTTTTGTTGGTTTCTTCGGTCGAGATTTTCTTTCCGCCTAATTTTAATTCGATAATTGACTTTTCAATTTGGTCGTTATGACCATCGTGAAAAACGGTCAATTTTCGGTTGGGAATGTCAAAATCGAGATTTTTGATTTCTTGGA
The sequence above is drawn from the Cellulophaga sp. Hel_I_12 genome and encodes:
- a CDS encoding TrkH family potassium uptake protein, encoding MENKTYKKISNWYRKFQISKSPQMNLVWGFFLYTLIGFILLSIPLFHKTDIYFLDNLFISTSAISTTGLVTISVFDSYNFFGQFVIMALIQIGGIGYMTLTTYYLIFTTKKITHWHSKLIGAEFTLPNTIQIKDFIKSVIVFTLIMETIGAILFYFAFTNSGMGSLKAIWFSIFHSISSFCTAGFGLFNDGFESYQDNTFINTIISVLAISGSLGFIVITDLWYRIRGKSKEISFTTKIIVYGFLFLLFLGTLLIYTTESSSILSSNSSLMTSFFQAMSAMTTVGFNTIPIGELSLPILLLVTFLMYIGASPSGTAGGMKITTLTAMLSILKSRLFGQKKITFLNRLIPFERIYVATSTFMLYTSLIFLFSFLLSYFENFSFESILFEVASALGTVGLSTGITGDLSNIGKTLIIILMFIGRVGVLTFGFALLQQKDNDSKKIRADDLAV
- a CDS encoding cation transporter — translated: MNKTIFEISKMDCPSEENLIRMKLDGIQEIKNLDFDIPNRKLTVFHDGHNDQIEKSIIELKLGGKKISTEETNKKDFVENTNQKKLLWIVLAINFVFFIIEMTTGLISKSMGLVADSLDMLADSFVYGISLFAVGGTLIKKKRIAKIAGYFQITLAIIGFVEVLRRFFGAEKLPDFSTMIIVSILALIANGICLYILQKSKSKEEAHMKASMIFTSNDVIINLGVIISGILVNWLNSNKPDLIIGTIVFIVVIQGAFRILKLSK